A section of the Bacillus sp. HSf4 genome encodes:
- a CDS encoding helix-turn-helix domain-containing protein — protein MIGKVIRMYRKRKGYSINQLADIAGVSKSYLSKIERGVHRNPSVEFLKKISRALKVDLKELFDTEVILYRRAEHEDEWRTHLVQAVQAGMNQEELFQFTHRLKQKKKERHLYRNRELTQANIDEWRALMLEAKEMGLTVQEIENFLMRTRNH, from the coding sequence ATGATCGGGAAAGTCATCCGAATGTACCGTAAGAGAAAAGGCTACTCCATCAACCAGCTTGCGGATATAGCAGGTGTATCAAAATCGTATTTAAGCAAAATTGAACGCGGAGTTCACAGAAACCCGTCCGTTGAATTTCTTAAAAAAATCTCCCGGGCGCTGAAAGTTGATTTAAAGGAGCTGTTCGATACCGAAGTCATCCTTTACCGGCGGGCTGAGCATGAAGATGAGTGGAGAACCCATTTGGTGCAGGCCGTACAAGCTGGTATGAATCAGGAGGAACTGTTTCAATTTACACACCGCCTCAAACAAAAAAAGAAAGAGCGGCACCTTTACCGAAACAGGGAGCTGACACAGGCCAACATTGACGAATGGAGAGCCCTTATGCTTGAAGCGAAAGAAATGGGACTGACCGTTCAGGAGATTGAGAATTTCCTCATGAGGACAAGAAACCATTAG
- a CDS encoding NAD(P)H-dependent oxidoreductase, giving the protein MKVLVMAFHPDMEQSIVNKALAKGLQDEPVVTFRDMYKEYPDEMIDVEKEQRLCEEHDRIVFQFPLYWYSSPPLLKKWLDHVLLYGWAYGTNGTALRGKEFMVAISAGAPEEAYQAGGSNHYSISELLRPFQATSNFISATYLPPYVFYGAGSTGESELAESAKTYRDHLLKSF; this is encoded by the coding sequence ATGAAAGTATTAGTGATGGCGTTTCATCCGGATATGGAACAGTCGATTGTGAACAAAGCCTTGGCGAAAGGGCTGCAAGACGAACCGGTTGTTACTTTCCGCGATATGTACAAGGAATATCCAGACGAGATGATCGACGTGGAAAAAGAACAACGTCTCTGTGAAGAACACGACCGGATCGTATTTCAATTTCCTCTTTATTGGTACAGTTCACCACCGTTATTAAAAAAATGGCTGGATCATGTCCTGCTTTACGGCTGGGCTTATGGAACAAACGGGACTGCGCTTCGCGGCAAGGAATTCATGGTCGCAATTTCCGCGGGGGCTCCTGAAGAAGCCTATCAGGCAGGAGGTTCGAACCACTACTCCATCAGCGAACTGTTACGCCCTTTTCAGGCGACAAGCAATTTTATCAGCGCAACCTATCTTCCGCCGTACGTGTTTTACGGAGCCGGTTCAACCGGTGAAAGCGAGCTCGCCGAAAGCGCGAAAACATACAGAGATCATCTTTTGAAATCATTTTAG
- a CDS encoding helix-turn-helix domain-containing protein, with translation MYSAVDHKKCSSLIQDVLKIFSGKWSFLVLAELIQGKRRFNELRRNLGNVNTKGLTDTLRHLEESGMISRKVFPTVPITVEYALTEKGKAFHSIFKEMAAWGEKWMDERER, from the coding sequence ATGTATTCAGCTGTCGACCATAAAAAATGCTCTTCTTTAATTCAGGATGTATTGAAAATTTTCTCTGGCAAATGGTCATTTTTGGTTCTCGCCGAACTCATTCAGGGCAAGCGGCGATTCAACGAGCTCAGAAGGAACTTGGGAAACGTCAACACGAAAGGATTAACTGACACATTAAGACATCTTGAAGAAAGCGGTATGATTTCCCGGAAGGTGTTCCCAACGGTTCCTATTACTGTTGAATATGCATTAACAGAAAAAGGTAAAGCGTTCCACAGCATCTTTAAAGAGATGGCCGCGTGGGGGGAAAAGTGGATGGATGAACGTGAACGATAG
- a CDS encoding NADH-dependent flavin oxidoreductase produces the protein MKKQYASLFNPFTFKNGIQLKNRIIMPPMGHSSSLPGGFISDDELVYYAARAIEVGMVITSATTVQPGTGFPGIPGAENDEQIPGLTRLAATLKKHGAKAILQLFHSGAKGIERTVSASAVAPNQPNAPVPRALSDQEIQDLIHSFGQAARRAIEAGFDGVEIHGANGFLIHQFFSPYYNRRNDSWSGTLEKRMRFPLQIIEEIRRVAESCHKPSFIIGYKFSPEEPETPGITMDETLSFVNVLREQALDYLHVSLIDFRSFPRRGADRSRTRMELIKEAAGDRIPLIGAGQVHTPEDALQALETGADLVGIGRGLLMDPEWLQKVQAGKEADIQTTLSRHDQRKLVIPDAFWETIPMYIDFSD, from the coding sequence ATGAAAAAACAATACGCTTCCTTATTCAACCCGTTTACTTTTAAAAACGGAATCCAATTGAAAAACAGGATCATCATGCCGCCAATGGGGCATTCATCCTCATTGCCGGGAGGATTCATTTCTGATGACGAACTGGTCTATTATGCCGCGCGGGCAATAGAAGTCGGGATGGTCATCACATCTGCGACAACCGTACAGCCCGGAACCGGATTTCCCGGCATCCCCGGAGCTGAGAACGATGAGCAAATCCCAGGATTAACCCGGCTTGCAGCCACTTTAAAGAAACACGGAGCAAAAGCAATCCTGCAGCTGTTCCATTCCGGAGCCAAAGGTATAGAACGAACAGTCAGCGCCAGCGCTGTCGCTCCGAATCAACCGAATGCACCTGTACCAAGAGCGCTGTCTGACCAAGAAATTCAAGACCTTATCCATTCTTTCGGCCAGGCGGCGCGAAGAGCGATCGAAGCCGGGTTTGACGGAGTCGAAATTCACGGTGCAAACGGGTTTCTCATCCATCAGTTCTTCTCCCCTTATTACAACCGGCGCAATGACAGCTGGAGCGGCACTTTAGAAAAACGGATGAGGTTTCCGCTTCAGATCATAGAAGAAATCAGACGCGTAGCGGAAAGCTGCCATAAACCATCCTTTATCATCGGCTACAAATTTTCGCCCGAAGAGCCGGAAACACCTGGAATCACGATGGATGAAACGTTGTCTTTCGTCAATGTACTGCGGGAACAAGCATTGGATTACCTGCACGTTTCTCTCATTGATTTCCGGTCCTTCCCGCGCCGTGGTGCAGACAGATCCCGCACAAGGATGGAACTGATCAAGGAAGCCGCCGGGGACCGCATCCCCCTGATCGGAGCCGGGCAAGTACACACACCGGAAGACGCCCTTCAAGCGCTCGAAACAGGAGCCGATCTCGTCGGAATCGGGCGGGGACTTCTGATGGATCCGGAATGGCTTCAAAAAGTCCAAGCCGGAAAAGAGGCCGATATTCAAACAACCCTGTCAAGACATGATCAGCGAAAGCTCGTGATTCCAGACGCCTTTTGGGAAACTATACCGATGTATATTGATTTCAGCGATTGA
- a CDS encoding glycoside hydrolase family 68 protein codes for MNIKNIAKKATALTFAAALLAGGAPQAFAKESGTKDYKKSYGFSHITRKDMLKIPEQQKSEQFKVPQFDANTIQNIPSAKAYDGSGKQFDLDVWDSWPLQNADGTVATYHGYQLVFALAGNPNNVDDTSIYMFYKKEGEKSINSWKNAGKVFKDSDKFDPNDPYLKLQTQEWSGSATLTKDGKVRLFYTSFSGKQYGKQTLATAQVNFSQPDRDSLKIEGVEDYKSVFDGGNGTVYQNIQQFIDEGNYSSGDNHTMRDPHYVEDHGHKYLVFEANTGTKTGYQGENSLLNRTYYGGSKNFFREESSKLLNGSKKKDASLANGALGIIELNDDYTLKKVMKPLIASNTVTDEIERANLFKMNGKWYLFTDSRGSKMTIDGIGEKDIYMLGYVSDSLTGPFKPLNKTGLVLHMDQDYNDITFTYSHFAVPQAEGNNVVITSYITNRGISTEHHSTFAPSFLLKIKGSKTSVVKNSILAQGQLTVNE; via the coding sequence ATGAACATCAAAAACATTGCAAAAAAAGCTACAGCATTAACCTTTGCAGCAGCATTGCTCGCTGGAGGAGCGCCGCAAGCTTTTGCAAAAGAAAGCGGAACAAAAGATTACAAAAAAAGCTACGGATTTTCCCATATTACAAGGAAAGACATGCTGAAAATCCCTGAGCAGCAAAAGAGTGAACAATTTAAAGTACCTCAATTTGATGCAAACACGATTCAAAACATTCCTTCGGCAAAAGCTTATGACGGTTCAGGAAAGCAGTTTGATCTAGACGTGTGGGACAGCTGGCCGTTGCAAAACGCCGACGGGACAGTCGCTACATACCATGGCTATCAGCTTGTTTTTGCTTTAGCAGGCAACCCGAATAATGTCGATGACACATCCATCTACATGTTCTATAAAAAGGAAGGCGAAAAATCAATCAACAGCTGGAAAAACGCCGGCAAAGTGTTTAAGGACAGCGATAAATTCGATCCCAACGATCCATACCTAAAACTTCAAACACAGGAATGGTCAGGCTCTGCAACACTGACAAAAGACGGAAAAGTCAGATTGTTTTACACTTCTTTTTCAGGCAAGCAATACGGCAAACAAACACTGGCGACCGCACAGGTTAATTTCTCCCAGCCAGATCGCGATTCACTGAAAATAGAAGGTGTCGAGGATTACAAATCCGTTTTTGACGGCGGTAACGGCACAGTCTATCAAAACATCCAGCAATTCATTGATGAAGGCAATTACAGTTCCGGCGACAACCATACGATGAGAGATCCGCATTATGTTGAAGACCATGGCCACAAATATCTCGTTTTTGAAGCCAATACAGGAACAAAAACCGGCTATCAAGGGGAAAATTCTCTCTTGAACAGAACCTACTACGGCGGAAGCAAGAACTTCTTCAGGGAAGAAAGCAGCAAACTGCTCAACGGTTCGAAGAAAAAGGATGCTTCTTTAGCAAATGGAGCGCTCGGAATCATTGAATTAAACGATGATTATACATTGAAAAAAGTCATGAAGCCATTGATCGCTTCCAATACAGTGACAGATGAAATCGAACGCGCCAATCTCTTTAAAATGAATGGCAAATGGTATCTGTTCACTGACTCAAGGGGCTCAAAAATGACCATCGACGGCATCGGCGAAAAAGACATCTACATGCTCGGGTATGTATCCGATTCTTTAACTGGACCGTTCAAACCGTTAAACAAAACCGGACTTGTGCTGCACATGGATCAAGATTACAATGACATCACATTTACTTACTCACATTTTGCAGTGCCGCAAGCCGAGGGCAACAATGTCGTGATCACGAGCTATATTACAAACAGAGGTATTTCAACCGAACACCACAGCACGTTTGCACCAAGCTTTTTGCTGAAGATCAAAGGATCGAAAACATCCGTTGTCAAAAACAGCATTCTTGCGCAGGGACAATTAACAGTGAACGAATAA
- a CDS encoding glycoside hydrolase family 32 protein, producing MKKTVYKRISILTVCLGIFMVMMASVRDSEKRGEHSGTPEYRAAFHLTTPDKWKNDPQKPVYFNGEYHYYYLYNRDYPDGNGTEWRHAVSDDLVHWKDEGVAIPKYTTKNGDPWSGSVVVDSQNTAGFGEDTVIAIMTQPSADNGKEEQFLWYSKNGGKTFKPYSDEPVLPNPGTVDFRDPKVIWDEQDHKWVMVLAEGEKIGFYESANLKEWRYTGGFQTRNIGIIECPDLFKMRADDGTYKWVLGASANGKADGKPNTYAYWTGSFNGTEFSADDEEPQWLDYGFDWYAGVTFEDGKASDPYGKRYALAWMNNWDYSNRTPTWREGFNGTDSIVRQIQLKRKGGDSYTLASQPIDQLDELTVSTDEFEKMKVTGSKTLHVKGDTYQLETDITWSDLTNVGLRLRESADRKRHIDTGIFVEGGYSYVNRGATGQPDSTRTFIESRAPFDPNKKRVHLTIIVDKNTIETFIDDGQTTHSNLAFPGINDTGITLFAENGTAVFENLKIKHFRSVRD from the coding sequence TTGAAGAAAACAGTATATAAGCGGATCAGCATTTTAACTGTTTGTCTTGGAATCTTCATGGTGATGATGGCTTCAGTCCGGGACTCGGAAAAAAGAGGAGAACACTCGGGCACTCCGGAATATCGGGCGGCATTCCATTTGACAACGCCTGACAAATGGAAAAACGACCCACAGAAGCCTGTCTATTTCAATGGAGAATATCATTACTATTATCTCTATAATCGCGATTATCCGGACGGCAATGGGACGGAGTGGCGCCATGCGGTGTCAGACGACCTTGTGCATTGGAAAGATGAAGGTGTCGCCATCCCGAAATATACAACCAAAAATGGTGATCCATGGTCCGGCTCGGTTGTTGTCGACTCACAAAACACGGCGGGATTTGGCGAGGACACGGTCATCGCCATCATGACACAGCCTTCGGCCGATAACGGAAAAGAAGAGCAATTTTTATGGTACAGCAAAAACGGAGGAAAAACATTTAAGCCTTACAGTGATGAACCGGTTTTGCCAAATCCGGGCACCGTAGATTTCAGAGATCCGAAAGTGATTTGGGATGAACAGGATCATAAATGGGTCATGGTTCTTGCGGAAGGAGAGAAAATCGGTTTTTACGAATCTGCCAACCTGAAAGAATGGCGCTATACAGGAGGATTTCAGACACGGAATATCGGCATTATAGAATGTCCTGACCTCTTTAAGATGCGTGCAGATGACGGGACATACAAATGGGTGCTTGGCGCCAGCGCCAATGGCAAAGCTGATGGAAAACCGAATACGTATGCATACTGGACAGGCAGCTTCAATGGAACGGAATTCTCTGCAGACGATGAAGAGCCCCAGTGGCTGGACTACGGCTTTGACTGGTATGCAGGGGTAACGTTTGAGGACGGTAAGGCCAGCGACCCGTACGGCAAACGCTATGCTTTGGCATGGATGAACAACTGGGATTATTCAAACCGCACGCCGACATGGCGGGAAGGTTTTAACGGCACCGATTCGATCGTTCGCCAAATTCAACTAAAACGAAAAGGCGGCGATTCTTATACTCTCGCCTCTCAGCCGATCGACCAATTGGATGAGCTGACCGTTTCAACCGATGAGTTCGAAAAAATGAAGGTGACCGGTTCAAAAACGCTCCATGTCAAAGGCGACACTTATCAGCTTGAAACGGATATCACATGGTCTGATCTCACAAATGTGGGATTGAGGCTCAGGGAATCAGCAGATCGAAAGCGTCATATCGACACAGGCATTTTTGTTGAAGGCGGATACTCTTATGTGAACAGAGGAGCTACTGGACAGCCGGACAGCACCCGCACGTTTATTGAAAGCAGAGCCCCCTTTGACCCGAACAAAAAAAGAGTTCATTTGACGATTATCGTAGACAAAAACACGATCGAAACATTTATTGATGACGGCCAAACGACACATTCAAATCTAGCATTCCCAGGCATCAATGATACAGGCATCACACTCTTTGCCGAAAACGGGACAGCCGTCTTTGAAAATCTGAAAATCAAACACTTTCGTTCGGTTCGCGATTAG
- a CDS encoding SHOCT domain-containing protein translates to MEQREFKGSNGSVVVTPTKVILKYSRFLGSGKGEKEIRLNSISGIQLKKPVLTAGYIQFSFSGSSEQKGKSIFDAVKDENTIMCKNKQQYKGFVEAKELIEKYLNEEPSTNNFVSKPSSAEELKQFADLRDQGIITEEEFIAKKKQILGI, encoded by the coding sequence TTGGAGCAGAGGGAATTCAAAGGGAGTAATGGGAGTGTAGTTGTGACACCGACGAAAGTTATACTCAAGTACAGTAGGTTTTTAGGAAGTGGTAAGGGAGAAAAAGAGATCCGTCTGAATAGTATCTCGGGAATTCAACTTAAAAAGCCTGTACTTACTGCCGGCTACATACAATTTTCATTCTCCGGAAGTTCCGAACAAAAGGGAAAAAGTATTTTTGACGCCGTAAAAGATGAGAATACAATTATGTGTAAAAATAAACAACAGTATAAGGGCTTTGTTGAAGCGAAAGAGTTAATAGAAAAATATCTAAATGAAGAGCCTTCGACCAATAACTTCGTCTCAAAACCATCCAGCGCAGAAGAATTAAAACAATTTGCTGACCTTCGTGATCAAGGAATAATCACTGAGGAGGAATTTATTGCGAAGAAAAAACAGATCCTCGGAATTTAA
- a CDS encoding GNAT family N-acetyltransferase, producing MAHLVELFDEVLSPEHRSKVDNFKCESEKDVEIFLKKDSWELQEYNMTLTRLFFNKDGDLVGYFTLFNESVPKVGRDKLKKENWRLPNSEKSYPAVRLHYLGVDERYQRQGIGYTILISAIDVCTKISKLSGCAFVSVQALNSAVEFYEKYHFKRVATEKNYVNMLLKLEDAEE from the coding sequence GTGGCTCATCTGGTTGAACTGTTTGACGAGGTTCTTTCCCCGGAGCATCGATCAAAAGTAGATAATTTCAAATGCGAATCGGAGAAAGATGTAGAAATCTTTTTAAAAAAGGATTCTTGGGAGTTACAGGAATATAACATGACCCTTACCCGACTGTTCTTCAATAAAGATGGAGACCTCGTTGGGTATTTTACTTTGTTCAATGAATCTGTACCGAAAGTGGGTAGAGATAAATTAAAAAAAGAGAATTGGAGATTGCCTAATTCAGAAAAAAGTTATCCTGCTGTTAGATTACATTATCTCGGTGTAGATGAGAGGTACCAAAGGCAAGGAATAGGATATACGATATTAATATCGGCCATCGATGTTTGTACAAAAATTTCTAAACTATCTGGTTGCGCATTCGTCTCTGTACAGGCTTTGAACAGTGCAGTGGAGTTTTATGAAAAATACCATTTCAAACGGGTTGCAACGGAAAAGAATTATGTTAATATGTTACTTAAATTAGAAGACGCTGAAGAATAA
- a CDS encoding aspartate phosphatase — MEKIAYEKIGQAINEWYKIIKQNNVPKATEMREEIQKNLPQMEKNQDVLLYFNLIDSRFKLMTESFNESGSLLKDIEKQALEEETDNMIQYYFYFFSGMYEFYKKNFTKAINFYRIAESKLIKIDDEIEKAEFHYRLAVAYYEIRQNFFSLNHAEKALESFTAHDTYEEKRINCQMVIAANYVDLYRFEEAEKQYNLAIKTAATFGYKFSESLGCFNLGICHERREMLSEAKIYFRKAIEIPEHRESVICIRSMYMLSRILYKMDFLEDARMWYKKSLSRAIEENDNVYQAKLKIIYCLYDQHDLQDLEKAMEQLQDKNLWSDVADLAINVAYYFKKQGDAEVSSKYFEKACHAKDQILKLTEALS; from the coding sequence TTGGAGAAAATAGCCTATGAAAAAATCGGACAGGCAATTAATGAATGGTATAAGATAATCAAACAAAATAATGTACCGAAAGCTACTGAAATGCGGGAAGAGATACAGAAGAATTTACCTCAAATGGAGAAGAACCAGGATGTTTTGCTTTATTTTAATTTGATTGATTCTCGTTTTAAATTAATGACTGAGAGCTTCAATGAATCAGGCAGTCTGTTAAAAGATATAGAAAAACAGGCTTTGGAAGAAGAAACGGATAATATGATCCAATACTATTTTTATTTCTTTTCTGGGATGTATGAGTTTTACAAAAAGAATTTCACAAAGGCAATCAATTTTTACAGAATCGCGGAAAGTAAGCTAATTAAAATTGATGATGAAATAGAGAAAGCGGAGTTCCATTACCGATTGGCTGTTGCCTATTATGAAATAAGGCAAAACTTCTTCTCGTTAAACCATGCGGAAAAAGCGCTCGAATCTTTCACTGCACATGATACATATGAAGAAAAAAGAATCAATTGTCAAATGGTTATTGCGGCAAATTACGTTGATTTATACAGGTTTGAGGAAGCAGAAAAGCAATATAACCTGGCAATAAAGACGGCAGCTACTTTCGGTTATAAGTTTTCAGAAAGTTTAGGATGTTTCAATTTGGGAATTTGTCATGAACGCAGAGAAATGTTGTCGGAAGCTAAAATTTATTTTAGAAAAGCGATTGAAATACCTGAGCATCGAGAATCGGTCATCTGTATTCGTTCCATGTACATGCTAAGTAGGATTCTATATAAAATGGATTTTCTGGAAGATGCGCGTATGTGGTACAAAAAAAGCCTATCGCGAGCAATTGAGGAAAATGATAACGTATATCAAGCGAAACTCAAGATCATATACTGTTTGTATGATCAGCATGATTTGCAGGACTTAGAGAAAGCTATGGAGCAGCTTCAGGACAAAAATTTGTGGTCAGATGTTGCAGATTTGGCTATAAATGTGGCTTACTATTTCAAAAAGCAGGGAGACGCTGAAGTTTCGTCGAAATACTTTGAGAAAGCTTGTCATGCTAAAGATCAAATCCTTAAATTAACGGAGGCGTTGTCATGA